One window of the Pseudomonas sp. S04 genome contains the following:
- a CDS encoding non-ribosomal peptide synthetase: MTVADRLLALARRFAELDPAARRQLGEKLKSQGMSIESLPIPPRPDNASALAASYAQRRLWTLWQLDRESAAYNQAGVLHLQGELDEAALQAALHSLVARHEILRTRFAEVDGELSQVIQAPVAQAWPVLDLRAMADPDAALATALQDAAGQAFDLYQGPLLQFTLVRLGEQRHALLLALHHIVSDGWSMQILLGELAQGYAAYLQGQAPQLADLPVQYADYALWQRNWLEAGEGERQLAYWRQTLGERPPILELPADHARPAQMSFRGASLGFELEPALSTRLKALAAASGCSVFMLLLAAFKVLLHRYTAQQELLVGVPVANRQRQEVQGLIGFFVNTQVLRSELQPRLAFRSVLDAVRQTVIAAQDCQDLPFEELVDALGVERSLSRNPLFQVMFNHEQRSTAELSGMPGLHARLQVATPQMAKFDLSLDTEEDANGVLSGAFTYATDLFDAARIERMRGHFLRLLHDCAERPDAAIGDLTLLDADERQQVLDGWNATAVDYAQPQCLQVLLQAQALATPEATALIVGDRQLSYGELNAAANRLAHYLRSRGVGPEHLVGVFAERSLEMVVGLLAVLKAGAAYLPLEPDQPDQRLAYMLEDSGAKLLLTQEHLLARLPASDRQVLCLDRDAALFAEYPVDDPDLLNHPDQLAYSIYTSGTTGRPKGAGNSHAALCNRLQWMQATFALDQHDRVLQKTPFGFDVSVWEFFWPLMTGATLVMAAPGAHRDPAELKAIIAGHGISVLHFVPSMLQAYLATESLADCPRLRLVMCSGEALPVDLQQRFLAQSSAGLHNLYGPTEAAIDVSHWACHDTPGLHSVPIGRPIANLRLYVLDGQLLPVAKGVPGELYIGGVGLARGYLGRPGLTAERFIADPFGQGSRLYRTGDLARWRDDGAIEYLGRIDHQVKIRGLRIELGEIQARLLEHPAVSEAVVVVAQAIAGSKQLLGYVVAAADDGLADALRLRLGEALPEYMVPAQIIVLAQMPLSANGKLDRKALPEPVRKVRTLDAPQGPVEQALATIWSQLLGVDEIDAQDNFFELGGDSIIAIQVASRARLAGWQVGPRDLFRHQTLRQLAQVATALGQQREGAARPEPGVIALTPVQQRFFATPMVQRQHWNQSLLLTVATPLAVAQLEQALTTLVAHHDALNLRWHQEPAGTWHGAYAAPTGVEVWSREAADADALALLVNQAQRSLDLAHGPLLRAVLIDLKGAGQRLFLAIHHLVVDGVSWRILLEDLQQLLADSTAALPRRSHAFGEWTGFLAQRAQHSEVLAQMPWWLAQLGEAAASFPGARHAGPAAVSEAVTLALELDQTQTRQLLRDAPAAYRTQVNDLLLCALARAWWRWSEQGELLVELESHGREEHLANLDLSRTVGWFTSTYPVRLQAGADLGQSLKATKEQLRRVPDGGLGFGLLQQLAPAQVRAQLAARPVPRITFNYLGQFDTSFDAGLLRRATEPCADSLDPAAPLSNWLSIDGGVNDGRLQLAWTFSPQQLDAPRLAELVALYEAELLALVAHCLTPGVGGATPSDFPLATLDQAQLDALALPLSQVEDLYPLSPMQHGMLFHSLYQPGDGSYINQVRMDAEGLDPERLRAAWQASLDSHGVLRSGFVSPAGGVPLQVIMGAVALDWSEAEAGDIEALAEAERRPFDLLRPPLMRLLLVQTGTDRHHLIWTCHHLLLDGWSQAQLFAEVMQRYAGQALPTPVGRYRDYIAWLAGNPAAASERFWREQLAPLQSPTSLAAAIALENPGQGTAEHRSQLSSATSERLRQFARQRKVTLSSLLQAAWLLLLQRYTGQACVAFGATVAGRPAELPGIEQQLGLFINTLPVVASPHPQLTVGQWLDHVQALGLAVREHEHSALYDIQRWAGQGGQSLFEQILVFENYPLDSALLSGQGDGPRFSNLLSREQGNYPLMLLVNQGDSLAFCYSYDRARFDSAAIERLDGHLQQLLLAISEDASLRLGQLPLLGVSERAAVLNAGAAHDHGVADFDLVQQFQRQAARVPQAIALRQAQLCLSYAELNRQANRLAHRLQAAGVGPDVLVGVCLERGPQLLVALLAVLKTGGAYVPLDPEFPAERLRHMLDDSGAALLLSETALQPALQALGTVAECWWLDQLEEQGRDCNPAPLAGGEHLAYVIYTSGSTGKPKGVAVRRAGLGNFLASMAQAPGLEQSGRLLALTSLSFDIAVLELYLPLVSGASVVLVDRDTARDPQRLWAQIEQQQVTAIQATPSTWRMLAEHPSLPALAGRQVLCGGEALPADLARSLSAVAGGLWNLYGPTETTVWSARYRLDAEHPQVLLGEALANTALHVLDDDLEPLPLGVAGELYIGGEGLARGYHARPALTAERFVADPFGDGARLYRTGDLVCRRADGALEYLGRIDQQVKIRGFRIELGEIEACLLAEPGVREAAVVARHNQLIGYVVAEPDDALLGRLRERLQAQLPDYMVPARLMRLEHMPQTPNRKLDRKALPEPELETRVHVAPQGAVETLLAAIWQSVLNVPQVSAEDNFFELGGDSIVSVQVVARAREAGLTLTPRDLFEQQTVRRLALVAGHLLPQAAPPLAGGTGLGWLDDAAWARLPVSRAALADAYPLSPMQQGLLFHGLSDTTAGVYVNQLAFDVDDLDPQRLRQAWQQLIARHPILRTAFAWDGLDQPLQLVYQQVPEAWEEHDWRGRDVSPEALAEFAEQQRGVAFSFDVPVLQRVQVLRLDAQRSRLVWTYHHLLLDGWSSARMIEQWLGLYVGEDTGAQAGRYGDYIDWLQRQDPLRGEAFWKARTATLDAPTLLAGTATATGTGTAPASQHLLEFNLEVQATDRLKDFARRQRVTLNTLVQAAWLLLLQRHSGQRVVCCGVTLSGRPADLAGSAEMLGLFINTLPLIAEPLVQQPLADWLLQLQGETLQLQEQAQVPLYEVQRWAGSAGQSLFDSLLVFENYPVDAALRSRAIQRLGIAGVHQRESSHYPLTLTVNPGEQLQLAFAARSEAFSEEFLAQLAGHLGELLRALPGDPQRCLGELAMLTPEARERAIDRARQTPALAEGLSLPTLFAEQARRTPSLPAVSDAAETLDYASLDQASTRLAQHLLAHGVGPATLVGVCLERRAQLLVTLLAVLKAGAAYVPLDPEFPAERLRHMLDDSQARWVLTDSALLDQLPPATPGQQRWCLDQLDLPAAEPTSPGLPSIDPQQLAYIIYTSGSTGLPKGVAVHHGALANFLSSMAQAPGLAIGEKVLALTSLSFDIAALELYLPLVSGASVVMADRLLARDAGRLLQYIADQGVGCVQATPSTWRMLSEHPQFSTLNGVRALCGGEALASDLAARLQTVVGELWNLYGPTETTIWSARKRLDRDAPQVLLGEAIAGTALHVLDESLEPAAEGVAGELYIGGVGLARGYHRRPGLTAERFIAAPFGAAGERLYRTGDLVRWRGAALEYLGRIDQQVKIRGYRIELGEIEACLRRFQGVREAAVVARPGPAGSVLVGYVEADAAPGLAALLKQQLQAALPDYMVPAQIVVLARMPHTPNGKLDRKALPAPGWQARQHVEPRTAQERQLAAIWCELLGLERVGIDDDFFELGGHSLLLTRLVSRIRETFGLDLPIHTLFDYPSVGALAAQLAHAPAVADDGLQLDFMNDLLEELEQAE, encoded by the coding sequence ATGACTGTCGCTGATCGTTTGCTCGCCCTGGCCCGGCGCTTCGCCGAACTCGACCCGGCCGCGCGTCGCCAACTAGGTGAGAAGCTCAAGTCCCAGGGCATGAGCATTGAAAGCCTGCCGATTCCACCGCGCCCGGACAATGCTTCAGCACTGGCGGCGTCCTATGCGCAGCGTCGCTTGTGGACTCTTTGGCAACTGGACCGGGAGTCGGCCGCCTATAACCAGGCAGGCGTGCTGCACCTGCAAGGTGAGCTGGACGAGGCGGCATTGCAGGCGGCGCTCCACAGCCTGGTCGCCCGCCATGAAATCCTGCGCACCCGCTTTGCCGAGGTTGATGGCGAGCTGTCGCAAGTGATCCAGGCCCCCGTAGCGCAGGCCTGGCCAGTCCTCGATCTGCGCGCCATGGCCGATCCTGATGCGGCCCTGGCCACAGCCTTGCAAGACGCTGCCGGGCAAGCGTTTGACCTCTATCAAGGGCCGTTGCTGCAGTTCACCCTGGTACGTTTGGGCGAGCAGCGTCACGCCTTGTTGCTGGCGTTGCACCACATCGTTTCCGATGGCTGGTCAATGCAGATCCTGCTCGGCGAACTCGCGCAGGGCTATGCCGCCTACCTGCAGGGGCAGGCCCCGCAGTTGGCGGATTTGCCAGTGCAATATGCCGACTACGCGCTGTGGCAACGCAATTGGCTGGAAGCCGGCGAGGGCGAGCGCCAACTGGCCTATTGGCGCCAGACCCTGGGCGAGCGTCCGCCGATCCTCGAACTGCCGGCCGATCATGCGCGACCGGCGCAAATGAGCTTTCGCGGCGCGAGCCTGGGCTTTGAACTGGAACCGGCACTGAGCACGCGCCTCAAGGCGCTGGCCGCTGCCAGTGGTTGCAGCGTGTTCATGCTGTTGCTGGCCGCCTTCAAGGTCCTGCTGCACCGTTATACGGCGCAACAGGAACTGCTGGTGGGGGTACCGGTGGCCAACCGTCAGCGCCAGGAAGTCCAGGGGCTGATCGGCTTTTTCGTCAATACCCAGGTGTTGCGCAGCGAGCTGCAGCCGCGCCTGGCGTTCCGCTCCGTGCTCGACGCGGTCCGGCAGACGGTCATCGCCGCCCAGGACTGCCAGGACCTGCCGTTCGAGGAACTGGTGGACGCCCTCGGTGTAGAGCGCAGCCTGAGCCGCAACCCGCTGTTCCAGGTGATGTTCAATCACGAGCAGCGCAGCACTGCCGAACTCTCCGGCATGCCCGGCTTGCACGCCCGGCTGCAGGTGGCTACGCCGCAGATGGCCAAGTTCGACCTCAGCCTCGATACCGAGGAAGACGCCAATGGCGTGCTCAGTGGTGCCTTCACCTATGCCACCGACCTGTTCGATGCCGCGCGGATCGAGCGCATGCGCGGGCATTTCCTGCGTCTGTTGCACGACTGCGCCGAGCGTCCCGACGCGGCGATCGGCGACCTCACGCTGCTTGACGCCGATGAACGCCAGCAGGTCCTCGATGGCTGGAACGCCACTGCAGTCGACTACGCGCAGCCGCAGTGCCTGCAGGTGTTGCTGCAGGCGCAGGCGCTCGCTACACCCGAGGCTACGGCGCTGATCGTCGGCGATCGGCAACTTAGCTACGGCGAACTCAACGCTGCCGCCAATCGCCTGGCGCATTACCTGCGCTCGCGCGGCGTCGGCCCGGAGCATCTGGTCGGGGTGTTCGCCGAGCGTTCGCTGGAGATGGTGGTCGGCCTGCTCGCCGTGCTCAAGGCCGGCGCTGCCTACCTGCCGCTGGAACCGGATCAGCCTGACCAGCGCCTCGCCTACATGCTTGAGGACAGCGGCGCCAAACTGCTGCTGACCCAGGAGCATCTGCTGGCGCGCCTGCCTGCCAGCGATCGCCAGGTGCTGTGCCTGGACCGCGACGCTGCGCTGTTTGCCGAGTACCCGGTGGATGACCCGGACCTGCTCAACCACCCCGACCAGCTCGCCTATAGCATCTACACCTCCGGCACCACCGGCCGGCCAAAAGGGGCGGGCAACAGTCACGCCGCGCTGTGCAATCGCCTGCAATGGATGCAGGCCACTTTTGCCCTCGATCAGCACGACCGGGTGCTGCAAAAGACGCCGTTTGGTTTCGACGTATCGGTGTGGGAGTTCTTCTGGCCGCTGATGACCGGCGCGACCCTGGTCATGGCCGCTCCCGGCGCCCATCGCGACCCGGCCGAGCTCAAGGCGATCATCGCCGGGCACGGCATCAGCGTCCTGCACTTCGTGCCGTCCATGCTGCAAGCCTACCTGGCCACCGAGTCCCTGGCTGACTGTCCGCGCTTGCGCCTGGTGATGTGCAGCGGCGAAGCCTTGCCCGTGGATCTGCAGCAGCGCTTCCTGGCGCAGAGCAGCGCCGGCCTGCACAACCTTTATGGCCCCACCGAGGCGGCCATCGACGTCAGCCATTGGGCTTGCCATGACACCCCGGGCCTGCACAGCGTGCCGATTGGCCGGCCGATCGCCAACCTGCGCCTGTACGTGCTCGATGGACAATTGTTGCCGGTGGCCAAAGGTGTGCCGGGCGAGCTGTACATCGGCGGTGTTGGCCTGGCCCGGGGTTACCTGGGACGTCCCGGGCTGACTGCCGAGCGTTTTATCGCCGATCCGTTCGGCCAGGGCAGCCGGCTGTACCGTACCGGTGACCTGGCGCGCTGGCGTGACGATGGTGCGATCGAATACCTGGGACGAATCGACCATCAGGTAAAAATCCGTGGCTTGCGCATCGAGCTGGGGGAGATCCAGGCGCGTCTGCTGGAACACCCAGCGGTCAGCGAAGCGGTGGTGGTAGTGGCGCAAGCGATAGCCGGCAGCAAGCAATTGCTCGGCTATGTGGTCGCGGCGGCCGACGACGGCCTGGCAGACGCCCTGCGTCTGCGCTTGGGTGAAGCACTGCCGGAGTACATGGTGCCGGCGCAGATCATCGTGTTGGCGCAGATGCCCTTGAGCGCCAACGGCAAGCTCGACCGCAAGGCCTTGCCGGAGCCGGTGCGCAAGGTCCGCACCCTGGACGCGCCACAAGGGCCGGTGGAGCAGGCGCTGGCGACGATCTGGAGCCAGTTGCTGGGTGTCGATGAGATCGACGCCCAGGATAATTTTTTCGAACTCGGTGGCGACTCCATCATCGCCATCCAGGTCGCCAGCCGCGCCCGGTTGGCCGGTTGGCAGGTCGGTCCGCGGGATCTGTTCCGCCACCAGACCCTGCGCCAACTGGCACAGGTGGCCACGGCCCTGGGCCAGCAACGCGAAGGGGCTGCACGCCCGGAGCCGGGCGTTATCGCCCTGACGCCAGTACAGCAAAGGTTCTTCGCCACGCCCATGGTCCAGCGTCAGCACTGGAACCAGTCGTTGTTGCTGACCGTGGCAACGCCGCTGGCGGTGGCGCAACTGGAACAGGCGCTCACTACCCTGGTTGCTCATCACGATGCCTTGAACCTGCGTTGGCATCAGGAGCCCGCGGGCACCTGGCATGGCGCCTACGCGGCGCCCACCGGGGTCGAGGTCTGGAGCCGCGAGGCGGCGGATGCCGACGCCCTGGCGCTGCTCGTCAACCAGGCGCAACGCAGCCTGGACCTGGCGCACGGTCCACTGTTACGGGCCGTGTTGATCGACCTGAAAGGCGCTGGCCAGCGCCTGTTCCTGGCGATTCATCACCTGGTCGTGGACGGCGTTTCCTGGCGCATCCTGCTTGAAGACCTGCAGCAATTGCTGGCCGATAGCACTGCGGCGTTGCCGCGGCGCAGCCATGCCTTCGGTGAGTGGACGGGTTTTCTGGCGCAGCGCGCGCAGCACAGCGAGGTGCTGGCGCAAATGCCCTGGTGGCTGGCACAACTGGGCGAAGCTGCGGCCAGTTTCCCCGGGGCGCGCCACGCTGGCCCGGCCGCGGTCAGTGAGGCCGTGACGCTGGCCTTGGAGTTGGACCAGACCCAGACCCGCCAACTGCTGCGCGATGCCCCGGCGGCCTATCGCACCCAGGTCAACGACCTGCTGCTGTGTGCCCTGGCCCGGGCCTGGTGGCGCTGGAGCGAACAGGGCGAACTGTTGGTAGAGCTGGAAAGCCATGGCCGCGAGGAACATCTGGCTAACCTGGACCTGAGTCGGACCGTAGGCTGGTTCACTTCTACCTATCCTGTGCGGCTCCAGGCCGGCGCTGACCTGGGCCAATCGCTCAAGGCCACCAAGGAACAACTGCGTCGGGTGCCGGACGGCGGCCTGGGCTTCGGCCTGCTGCAACAGTTGGCTCCCGCACAGGTGCGGGCGCAGTTGGCGGCGCGGCCGGTGCCGCGCATCACCTTCAACTATCTGGGTCAGTTCGATACCAGCTTTGACGCTGGCCTGCTGCGCCGTGCGACGGAGCCTTGCGCAGACAGCCTGGACCCGGCGGCGCCGTTGTCCAATTGGCTGTCGATCGACGGCGGGGTGAACGACGGTCGCCTGCAGTTGGCCTGGACCTTCAGCCCGCAGCAACTCGACGCGCCGCGGCTGGCCGAACTGGTGGCACTGTATGAGGCCGAACTGTTGGCGCTGGTCGCCCATTGCCTGACGCCAGGCGTCGGCGGTGCGACGCCGTCGGACTTCCCCTTGGCGACCCTTGACCAAGCGCAACTGGATGCCCTGGCGCTGCCGCTGAGCCAGGTTGAAGACCTCTACCCGCTGTCGCCGATGCAGCACGGCATGCTGTTCCACAGCCTGTATCAACCGGGCGATGGCAGCTACATCAACCAGGTGCGCATGGATGCCGAAGGCCTCGATCCCGAGCGTCTGCGTGCCGCCTGGCAAGCGTCTTTGGACAGCCATGGCGTGCTGCGCAGTGGATTTGTCAGTCCGGCGGGCGGGGTGCCGTTGCAGGTCATCATGGGTGCTGTCGCGCTGGACTGGAGCGAGGCCGAGGCGGGTGATATCGAAGCCCTCGCCGAGGCCGAGCGCCGTCCCTTCGACCTGCTGCGTCCACCCTTGATGCGGCTGCTGCTGGTGCAGACCGGCACCGACCGGCATCACTTGATCTGGACCTGCCATCACTTGCTGCTCGATGGCTGGAGCCAGGCCCAGTTGTTCGCCGAGGTGATGCAGCGCTATGCCGGGCAAGCGCTGCCGACCCCTGTGGGGCGCTATCGTGACTATATTGCCTGGTTGGCCGGCAACCCTGCGGCCGCCAGCGAGCGCTTCTGGCGCGAGCAGTTGGCGCCGCTGCAGTCGCCCACCTCGCTGGCGGCGGCTATTGCCCTGGAAAATCCCGGGCAAGGCACCGCCGAGCATCGCTCGCAGCTGTCCAGCGCGACCAGCGAGCGTCTGCGCCAATTCGCCCGCCAGCGCAAGGTCACCCTCAGCAGTCTGCTGCAGGCTGCCTGGCTGTTGCTGCTGCAGCGCTACACCGGCCAGGCGTGCGTGGCCTTCGGCGCCACCGTCGCCGGGCGTCCGGCCGAGTTGCCGGGGATCGAGCAGCAACTGGGGCTGTTCATCAATACCTTGCCGGTGGTTGCCAGCCCGCACCCACAGCTCACCGTCGGCCAATGGCTGGACCACGTCCAGGCTCTGGGCCTGGCGGTGCGCGAGCATGAACACTCGGCGCTGTATGACATTCAACGCTGGGCCGGGCAGGGCGGGCAGAGCCTGTTCGAGCAGATCCTGGTGTTCGAGAACTACCCGCTCGATAGCGCGTTGTTGAGTGGCCAGGGCGATGGCCCACGGTTCTCCAATCTGCTCAGCCGCGAGCAGGGCAATTACCCACTGATGCTGCTGGTCAACCAGGGCGACTCGTTGGCGTTCTGCTACAGCTATGACCGTGCCCGCTTCGATAGCGCGGCGATCGAGCGCCTCGACGGCCACCTGCAGCAGCTGTTGCTGGCGATCAGCGAGGACGCCAGCCTGCGTTTGGGGCAACTGCCGTTGTTGGGCGTCAGCGAACGGGCAGCGGTATTGAATGCCGGTGCTGCCCACGACCACGGGGTGGCCGATTTTGACCTGGTGCAACAATTCCAGCGCCAGGCCGCCCGTGTGCCGCAGGCGATTGCGCTGCGCCAGGCGCAACTGTGCCTGAGCTACGCCGAACTGAATCGCCAGGCCAACCGCTTGGCCCATCGCCTGCAAGCCGCGGGCGTGGGGCCGGATGTGTTGGTGGGCGTGTGCCTGGAACGCGGGCCGCAGCTCCTGGTGGCCTTGCTGGCCGTGCTCAAGACCGGTGGCGCCTACGTGCCGCTGGACCCTGAGTTCCCGGCCGAACGGCTGCGGCACATGCTCGATGACAGCGGCGCTGCGCTGTTGCTCAGCGAGACCGCGTTGCAGCCCGCGCTGCAGGCGCTGGGCACGGTCGCCGAGTGCTGGTGGCTGGATCAACTGGAGGAGCAAGGCCGCGACTGCAACCCAGCTCCATTGGCCGGCGGCGAGCACTTGGCCTACGTGATCTACACCTCTGGCTCCACCGGCAAACCCAAGGGTGTGGCCGTGCGCCGTGCCGGGCTGGGCAACTTCCTGGCGAGCATGGCCCAGGCGCCGGGCTTGGAGCAGAGCGGTCGATTGCTGGCCCTGACCTCGCTGTCGTTCGACATCGCGGTCCTGGAGCTGTATTTGCCGCTGGTCAGTGGCGCCAGCGTGGTGCTGGTGGACCGCGACACCGCCCGTGATCCGCAGCGCCTGTGGGCGCAGATCGAACAACAGCAAGTGACCGCGATCCAGGCCACGCCTTCGACCTGGCGCATGCTCGCCGAACACCCAAGCCTGCCGGCCCTGGCCGGCCGCCAGGTGCTGTGCGGTGGCGAAGCCTTGCCGGCCGATCTGGCGCGCAGCCTGAGCGCGGTCGCCGGTGGTTTGTGGAACCTGTATGGCCCGACCGAGACCACGGTGTGGTCGGCGCGTTACCGGCTGGACGCCGAACACCCGCAGGTGTTGCTCGGTGAAGCCCTGGCCAACACCGCGCTGCACGTCCTCGATGATGACCTTGAGCCGTTGCCGCTGGGAGTGGCCGGCGAGCTGTACATCGGCGGCGAAGGCCTGGCGCGGGGTTACCACGCCCGGCCGGCACTCACGGCCGAGCGTTTTGTCGCCGACCCATTTGGCGACGGCGCGCGGCTGTATCGCACTGGCGACCTGGTATGCCGCCGTGCCGATGGTGCGCTGGAATACCTGGGCCGGATCGACCAGCAGGTGAAGATCCGTGGGTTCCGCATCGAGCTGGGCGAAATCGAAGCCTGCCTGCTGGCAGAGCCGGGGGTGCGCGAAGCAGCGGTAGTCGCGCGGCACAACCAGTTGATTGGTTATGTGGTGGCCGAACCCGACGACGCCCTGTTGGGCCGCTTGCGTGAACGCCTGCAAGCACAGCTGCCGGACTACATGGTGCCGGCGCGGTTGATGCGTCTGGAGCACATGCCGCAGACACCGAACCGCAAGCTCGATCGCAAGGCCTTGCCGGAGCCGGAGCTGGAAACCCGGGTGCACGTGGCGCCGCAAGGCGCGGTAGAAACCCTGCTGGCCGCGATCTGGCAAAGCGTGCTGAACGTGCCTCAGGTCAGTGCCGAGGACAACTTCTTCGAACTGGGCGGCGACTCGATCGTCTCGGTGCAAGTGGTGGCGCGGGCCCGTGAAGCCGGCCTGACGCTGACCCCGCGCGACCTGTTCGAGCAACAGACGGTACGTCGCCTGGCCTTGGTCGCCGGGCATCTGCTACCGCAGGCGGCACCACCGCTCGCCGGTGGCACTGGTCTGGGTTGGCTGGATGACGCCGCCTGGGCGCGGTTGCCGGTCAGCCGCGCGGCACTGGCAGATGCCTACCCCCTGTCGCCGATGCAGCAAGGCTTGCTGTTCCATGGCCTGAGCGACACCACCGCCGGCGTCTACGTCAACCAACTGGCATTCGACGTCGATGACCTCGATCCCCAGCGCTTGCGCCAGGCCTGGCAACAACTGATCGCGCGCCATCCGATCCTGCGCACCGCCTTTGCCTGGGATGGCCTGGATCAGCCCCTGCAACTGGTTTACCAGCAGGTCCCAGAGGCCTGGGAAGAGCACGACTGGCGTGGCCGCGATGTTAGCCCAGAGGCCCTGGCGGAGTTCGCCGAGCAACAGCGTGGCGTGGCATTCAGCTTTGACGTGCCGGTGTTGCAGCGGGTCCAGGTATTGCGCCTGGACGCCCAGCGCTCCCGCCTGGTGTGGACGTACCACCATCTGCTGCTCGATGGCTGGAGCAGTGCGCGGATGATCGAGCAATGGCTGGGTCTGTATGTCGGTGAAGACACTGGCGCCCAGGCCGGCCGTTATGGCGACTACATCGACTGGCTGCAGCGCCAGGATCCGCTGCGTGGCGAAGCATTCTGGAAGGCCCGCACCGCGACACTCGATGCGCCGACCTTGCTCGCCGGGACCGCGACCGCGACCGGGACCGGGACCGCGCCGGCGTCGCAGCACCTGCTGGAGTTCAATCTGGAGGTCCAGGCGACCGACCGCCTGAAGGATTTTGCCCGCCGCCAGCGGGTCACCCTCAATACCCTGGTGCAAGCGGCCTGGCTGCTGCTCCTGCAACGCCACAGTGGCCAGCGCGTGGTGTGCTGCGGGGTCACGCTGTCGGGGCGTCCGGCCGATCTGGCCGGCAGTGCCGAGATGCTTGGGCTGTTCATCAATACCTTGCCGCTGATCGCCGAGCCGCTGGTCCAGCAGCCGTTGGCTGACTGGCTCTTGCAGTTGCAGGGCGAGACCTTGCAGTTGCAAGAGCAGGCGCAGGTGCCGTTGTACGAGGTGCAGCGCTGGGCGGGCAGTGCCGGCCAGTCACTGTTCGACAGCTTGCTGGTGTTTGAGAACTACCCGGTGGACGCAGCCCTGCGCAGCCGTGCGATCCAGCGGTTGGGCATCGCTGGGGTGCACCAGCGCGAGTCCAGCCACTATCCGCTGACCCTCACGGTCAACCCGGGTGAGCAACTGCAATTGGCCTTCGCGGCCCGTAGCGAGGCATTCAGCGAGGAATTCCTGGCACAACTGGCGGGGCACCTGGGTGAGTTGCTGCGCGCGCTGCCGGGGGATCCACAGCGCTGCCTCGGCGAGCTGGCGATGCTTACGCCAGAAGCCCGTGAGCGCGCCATCGACCGCGCTCGGCAAACCCCGGCGCTGGCGGAGGGGCTGAGCCTGCCGACGCTGTTCGCCGAGCAAGCGCGGCGCACGCCGTCTTTGCCGGCGGTCAGCGACGCCGCCGAAACGCTCGACTATGCCAGCCTCGATCAGGCCTCCACGCGCCTGGCCCAGCACCTGCTGGCCCATGGTGTGGGGCCGGCGACGTTGGTCGGGGTGTGCCTGGAGCGTCGGGCCCAGTTGCTGGTGACCTTGCTCGCCGTGCTCAAGGCCGGCGCTGCCTACGTGCCGCTGGACCCGGAGTTCCCGGCTGAGCGCCTGCGCCACATGCTCGATGACAGTCAGGCGCGCTGGGTGTTGACCGACAGTGCGTTGCTCGACCAACTGCCGCCAGCCACCCCCGGCCAGCAGCGCTGGTGCCTCGACCAACTGGACTTGCCGGCTGCCGAGCCGACCTCGCCAGGCCTGCCGAGCATCGACCCGCAGCAACTGGCCTACATCATCTATACCTCGGGCTCCACCGGGCTGCCCAAGGGTGTCGCCGTGCACCACGGGGCACTGGCCAACTTCCTGTCGAGCATGGCCCAGGCTCCGGGCCTGGCAATCGGCGAAAAGGTCCTGGCGCTGACTTCACTGTCCTTTGATATCGCGGCGCTGGAGCTTTACCTGCCACTGGTGTCGGGCGCTAGCGTGGTGATGGCCGATCGGCTGCTGGCCCGCGACGCCGGCCGCTTGCTGCAGTACATCGCCGACCAGGGCGTCGGCTGCGTGCAAGCCACACCGTCGACTTGGCGGATGCTCAGTGAGCATCCGCAGTTCAGCACCCTGAATGGGGTGCGCGCGTTGTGCGGCGGCGAGGCCTTGGCCAGCGATCTGGCGGCACGCCTGCAGACTGTGGTCGGTGAGTTGTGGAACCTCTATGGCCCGACCGAGACCACCATCTGGTCGGCGCGCAAGCGCCTGGACCGTGATGCACCGCAAGTGCTGCTCGGTGAAGCCATCGCCGGCACCGCCTTGCATGTTCTCGACGAAAGCCTGGAGCCAGCGGCCGAAGGCGTGGCCGGTGAGCTGTACATCGGTGGCGTCGGCCTGGCCCGCGGGTATCACCGCCGTCCGGGCCTGACGGCCGAGCGTTTCATCGCCGCGCCCTTCGGCGCTGCTGGCGAGCGTTTGTACCGCACGGGCGACCTGGTGCGCTGGCGCGGCGCGGCGCTGGAGTACCTGGGGCGGATCGACCAGCAGGTGAAGATCCGCGGCTACCGCATCGAACTCGGTGAGATCGAAGCCTGCCTGCGCCGCTTCCAGGGCGTGCGCGAAGCCGCTGTGGTGGCGCGTCCCGGACCTGCCGGGAGCGTGCTGGTGGGCTACGTCGAAGCGGATGCGGCGCCTGGGCTGGCGGCACTGCTCAAGCAGCAACTGCAAGCGGCACTGCCGGATTACATGGTGCCGGCGCAGATCGTGGTGCTGGCGCGGATGCCGCATACCCCCAATGGCAAGCTCGATCGCAAGGCGTTGCCGGCGCCTGGTTGGCAGGCACGCCAGCATGTCGAGCCGCGCACGGCGCAGGAGCGTCAGTTGGCCGCGATCTGGTGTGAGCTGCTGGGCCTGGAGCGCGTGGGCATCGACGACGATTTCTTCGAGCTCGGCGGACATTCGTTGCTCTTGACCCGCCTGGTGTCGCGGATCCGCGAGACCTTTGGCCTCGATCTGCCGATTCACACGCTGTTCGACTACCCCAGCGTCGGCGCCCTTGCCGCACAGCTGGCACATGCACCTGCCGTCGCTGACGACGGGTTGCAGCTGGATTTCATGAATGATTTGCTGGAAGAACTGGAGCAGGCCGAATGA